A window of the Polaribacter batillariae genome harbors these coding sequences:
- a CDS encoding HNH endonuclease, with the protein MNIVKTNLKTEKRGAKQPRSIIPPPTINIENLVKFKKLSPDQQNLHLTTAYQKFVDNAAGNAYIDDPLRVFEEIEVPRTRGGNGISPDFENTGLRWQQPTPPFKLGDNSLTDIELDALNLELTEPLDDIITKINTANAQTNIPVSGLKSTKSDFTNSWISIGVNPKDGEKILKKLKLTWHHVDDLDKNMTSTMQLITRKAHKLTLNHSGSVRQTKKMFDLINDL; encoded by the coding sequence ATGAACATCGTAAAAACCAATTTAAAAACAGAAAAAAGAGGAGCAAAACAACCCAGGAGTATCATACCACCGCCTACAATTAATATAGAGAATCTTGTGAAATTTAAAAAACTTTCTCCAGATCAACAAAATCTACATTTAACTACAGCATATCAAAAGTTTGTAGACAATGCGGCTGGTAATGCTTATATTGATGATCCTTTAAGGGTTTTTGAAGAAATTGAAGTGCCTAGAACCCGTGGTGGAAATGGTATATCTCCAGATTTTGAAAATACGGGGTTACGTTGGCAACAACCTACACCTCCTTTTAAATTAGGGGATAATTCATTAACCGATATTGAATTAGATGCATTAAATTTAGAACTAACAGAACCTTTAGATGATATTATTACAAAAATAAATACTGCTAATGCGCAAACAAATATACCTGTTTCAGGATTGAAAAGTACAAAATCAGATTTTACTAATAGCTGGATAAGTATTGGAGTTAATCCAAAAGATGGTGAAAAAATTTTAAAAAAATTAAAGTTAACTTGGCACCATGTAGATGATTTAGATAAAAATATGACCTCTACAATGCAATTAATTACTCGTAAAGCACATAAACTTACACTAAACCATTCTGGTAGTGTAAGACAAACAAAAAAAATGTTTGACTTAATAAATGATTTATAA
- a CDS encoding 3'-5' exonuclease, translated as MSKNKLIDKIIVIDLEATCWEVDGDYQKEHSEIIEVGVCELSVTTGEITKSIGILVKPEHSEISPFCTQLTSITPKMIEEEGVSLTEACNILMKEYQSEYYQFAGYGAYDQRFFREQCKKKNIFYPMHHSYTNVKVALSKKLGIRRGLGMDKALQKLNIPLEGTHHRGVDDAKNIAKILRWTLNN; from the coding sequence ATGAGTAAAAATAAATTAATAGATAAAATTATAGTCATAGATCTAGAAGCCACCTGCTGGGAGGTAGATGGAGATTATCAAAAAGAACATTCAGAAATTATAGAAGTTGGTGTTTGTGAACTATCAGTAACCACAGGAGAAATAACAAAAAGCATAGGCATATTGGTAAAACCAGAACATTCAGAAATAAGTCCTTTTTGTACACAGCTTACCTCTATAACACCAAAAATGATAGAAGAAGAAGGAGTTTCTTTAACAGAAGCTTGTAATATTTTAATGAAAGAATACCAATCAGAGTATTATCAATTTGCAGGTTATGGTGCTTACGATCAAAGATTCTTTAGAGAACAGTGTAAAAAAAAGAATATTTTTTACCCTATGCATCATAGCTATACTAATGTTAAGGTAGCATTATCCAAAAAATTGGGTATAAGAAGAGGTTTAGGCATGGACAAAGCCTTGCAAAAATTAAATATCCCACTAGAAGGTACACATCACAGAGGTGTAGATGATGCAAAAAACATCGCAAAAATTTTAAGGTGGACATTAAATAATTAA
- a CDS encoding SMI1/KNR4 family protein, whose product MQINFEIQLDSQLITVDELNEFQAIVGNPLPEDYRQHMLIYNGGDAIELDAAHISNPEGGSGISDFYPIKYGGNTIEEVNEILNDIIPLGYLIIGRTRGGGKIIISLNNDGTYGNTKEWYPDGTINDLSTSFTQLLNDQVEAVE is encoded by the coding sequence ATGCAAATAAACTTTGAAATACAATTAGATTCACAACTCATCACAGTAGATGAGCTTAATGAATTTCAAGCCATAGTTGGGAATCCATTACCTGAAGATTATAGACAACATATGCTTATCTACAATGGAGGTGATGCTATTGAATTAGATGCAGCACATATTAGTAATCCAGAAGGTGGAAGTGGAATATCAGATTTTTATCCTATTAAGTATGGAGGGAATACAATTGAAGAGGTAAATGAAATATTAAATGATATAATTCCTTTAGGATACTTAATAATTGGTAGAACACGAGGAGGAGGGAAAATTATTATCTCTCTAAATAATGATGGAACTTATGGTAATACTAAAGAATGGTATCCAGATGGAACTATAAATGATTTATCTACCTCTTTTACACAATTATTAAATGATCAAGTAGAAGCTGTCGAGTAA
- a CDS encoding SMI1/KNR4 family protein, with product MIIDFEFEANQPLTSADIEAFEGRIGKILPEDYKQHMLKWNGGRVRQLNLEHKNHPDDGDMSLSYFYAIDYDVTTIESLMGYLGDAMPKDFILIGSTNAAKVIMSLKDNDYGEISVMFSDGYIIDMSPSFSQFLEDYSEVDDDNY from the coding sequence ATGATAATAGATTTTGAGTTTGAAGCAAATCAGCCCCTTACCTCTGCCGATATTGAAGCCTTTGAGGGGCGTATTGGTAAGATTTTGCCCGAAGATTATAAACAACATATGCTTAAATGGAATGGGGGGAGGGTACGCCAGTTAAATTTGGAGCACAAGAATCATCCGGATGATGGAGATATGAGTTTATCATATTTTTATGCCATAGATTATGATGTTACTACAATTGAATCTTTAATGGGATATTTAGGAGATGCCATGCCCAAGGATTTTATATTAATAGGTTCCACCAATGCTGCAAAGGTTATTATGTCTTTAAAAGATAATGACTATGGAGAAATAAGTGTAATGTTTTCGGATGGCTATATTATAGATATGTCCCCATCCTTTAGTCAATTTTTAGAGGATTATAGTGAGGTTGATGATGATAATTATTAA